The sequence below is a genomic window from Bradyrhizobium septentrionale.
GGATCCGCTGACGCATCTGCCAAACCGCGTCGCCTTCAATGAGGCGCTCAACGGCGCGCTGAACCGGCTGGCGCGCTCAGGCGAAGAATTCGCAGTGCTGCTGCTCGATCTCGATCGCTTCAAGGAGGTCAACGACAGGTTCGGCCATCCCGCGGGCGACGAATTCCTAGTGCAGGTTGCGGCCCGGTTGCAGCGCTGCACGCGCGCTGCCGAGCATGTCGCGCGGATCGGCGGCGATGAATTCGCGCTGATCATGTCCAACCTGACCAGGCCCGAGGATGCGCTCGCGATCGCCGAGCGGTTCGTCGCGGCCTTTGCCGATCCGTTTACGATCGACGGGTTCGAGATCAACGGGATGCTCAGCATCGGCATCGTGCTCGCGCCGCGGGACGGCAGCACGTCGCACGATCTGCTCAAGCACGTCGACATCGCGCTCTACCGGGGGAAGAAATCCGGCCCCGGCACCATCTGCTTCTTCGAGGCCAGCGACGACCAGTCCGCGCGCGACCGACGCGCCCTGCAGCGGGATCTGGAACAGGCCATCGAGGCCGACCAGCTGTTCCTCGTCTACCAGCCCTTCCTCGACATCCGCAAAGGCCGCGTCACCGGCTTCGAGGCGCTGTTGCGCTGGCAGCATCCAGTGCGTGGCCTGATCCCGCCGAGCGTCTTCATTCCGATCGCCGAGGAGAGCGGGCTGATCCATCAGCTCGGCGAATGGGTGATCCGCCATGCCTGCGCGATGCTAGCGCGCTGGCCTGACGACATCAGGATCGCGGTCAATTTCTCCGCGGTCCAGTTCCAGAACGTCGGCATCCTGCAGACCATCGTCGACGCGCTTGCCGAGGCGAAGGTCGCGCCAAACCGGCTCGAGATCGAAATCACCGAGTCGATGCTGATCTCGAAATACGGATCGGCGCCCGCGATCCTCAACGGGCTGCTCGAGCTCGGGCTAACGGTCGCGCTCGACGATTTCGGCACCGGCTTCTCATCACTGACCTATTTGCGCAAGCTGCCGTTCAGCCGCATCAAGATCGATCAATCCTTCATCCGGGACATGCTGACCCAGCCGGATTGCGCCGCGATCG
It includes:
- a CDS encoding putative bifunctional diguanylate cyclase/phosphodiesterase produces the protein MRTYLRSYIANLFAGDLAAFGAPPTDEALAGHIRAEQISLVLGYSFGIMLANACNALVLAVALWQSPDWAFALIWAAAVSSAALFFGLQARAARRVAKPQFVSRRTMYRLVRNALALGAAWGIVPVAFFANASSGAQLVITCLCAGMLAGGAFAFSTIPIAAIAFTAPIFVGTAMCLGRDGDFVYLLLAVLVLVYGSVLLRGVFVNAFEFRRRIIAQHEAERTVRQDPLTHLPNRVAFNEALNGALNRLARSGEEFAVLLLDLDRFKEVNDRFGHPAGDEFLVQVAARLQRCTRAAEHVARIGGDEFALIMSNLTRPEDALAIAERFVAAFADPFTIDGFEINGMLSIGIVLAPRDGSTSHDLLKHVDIALYRGKKSGPGTICFFEASDDQSARDRRALQRDLEQAIEADQLFLVYQPFLDIRKGRVTGFEALLRWQHPVRGLIPPSVFIPIAEESGLIHQLGEWVIRHACAMLARWPDDIRIAVNFSAVQFQNVGILQTIVDALAEAKVAPNRLEIEITESMLISKYGSAPAILNGLLELGLTVALDDFGTGFSSLTYLRKLPFSRIKIDQSFIRDMLTQPDCAAIVKSVIGLAQELQIGVVAEGVETADQLEYLRQTSCDEVQGYLIGRPMLASEITALLDHDPQHSVHAA